The region GGGCTGTCGTCAGCCATGCGAACGAGGTGCGTGCCCTCCATCCAGAGCGCGACCGCACGCGGCACATCCGAGACACCCAGCACACGGCACTAGCTCCTGGCCCCGAGGCGAGCCGAGAGAATCACGATCTTCCCTCCCGCCTGTTCGCCCGGGCCGTCGCTGGGCCTAGTGCTCGGCTGTGCGTCGTTGGCGATGGCCACGAGAGGCGGGGCCTGCCGAACGGGCGGCGCCGGGCCTGGCCACCCACTCTCAGTCCACTCTCAGTCGCTCTCAGTCCGCGTGAACGCCGCCTTCGGCGCGGGAGGCACCCTCGGTCGCCGCCATGTCCTGCGTGCCGATGACGCCAAGCAGCTCAAGCTGAGCGGCGCCCTCGGTACCGGGCGGGGCCGTGAACCACAGGAGGCGCTGGCGACCGTCCTCGCTGAACAGACTGTGGCAGTCCAACTCGATGACGCCCAGCGCGGGGTGCACGATGCGCTTGTGATCGGTGCGGCGCAGCCCGACGTCGTGGGTGTCCCACAGGGCAGCGAACTCCGCGCTGCCTCGCCGCAGTGCGGCCGTCATCCCGGCGACCTCGGTGTCGCGGCCCCGGCGGGCGGCGACTGCCTGCAGGTCAGCGACGAAGACCCGCGAGTGGTGCGGATGGTCCTCGGGCGGGTAGACCGCGCGGGCGGCCGGATCGGTGAACCAGCGGTACGCGAAGCCGGTGGCGGGCCCGCGCGGCTCCGGAGCCCGGCCGAGCAGTGCCGCGGCCAGCTCGTTCTGGACGAGGGTCTCGTGCAGGTCGGTGATCACCTGGGCCGGGGTGGTGGCCAGCCGGTCCAGCAGCCCGAGCAGGGCGGGCTGGACGTGTCGCGCGCTCGCGCCGTGCGCCGACGCGGGCAGCGGCCGGTCGGCGAGATGGAACAGGTGATCGCGCTGGTCGCCGCCCAGCCGCAGGGCCCGGGCGAGGGCGGCCAGTGTCTGGGACGAGGGCTGGGCGCCGCGTCCGCGCTCCAACTCGGTGTAGTAGTCGGCCGACAGGCCCGCCAGTTGCGCAACCTCCTCGCGCCGCAGGCCGGGCACCCGGCGCCGGGGCCCGTCGGGCAGGCCGACGTCGGCCGGCCGGATCCGATCACGCCGGGACCTGAGGAACGCCGCAAGCTCGGGAAGGTTCACCCGCTCATCGTCGCCTCTCCGGCGGGGTCCGAGCCAGGGGCTGGTGACCCCTGGGTGGGCTCAGCCCTGGTCAGAGCAGCTGACTCGGACGGATGGTTGCCCCATCGGGGTCGGCCTCCTGCTCATTGTGAGCAGCTCCGGCGCCCCGCACGAAGAGAGAGAGCACCATGCCGTTCGCCAACTTCAAGGTCCCCGCCGGCGCCCTCACCGCAGAGCAGAAGGAGCAGATCATCACGCGCACCACCGACCTGTACGCCGAGATCTTCGGTGACCGCGCCCGGGCCACCACCCTCGTACTGGTCGAAGAGGTCGCCGACGCCGGATGGGGCATCGGCGGCGATGTCCTGACGCTTGCCAAGATCCGGCAGACGCCGCAGGAGTGACGGCCCGGCCGGTCGCCGCACGCAGTGCGGCCGTATTCGTCGCCCCGTGGAGGGCGGCGCGGATCTCGACGAGGCCGCAGCCACGGCGCAGTGCCGCGTCCCGGTACGCGCCGCCGCCCGTGGCTCGGGAACT is a window of Streptomyces sp. NBC_00271 DNA encoding:
- a CDS encoding helix-turn-helix transcriptional regulator — translated: MNLPELAAFLRSRRDRIRPADVGLPDGPRRRVPGLRREEVAQLAGLSADYYTELERGRGAQPSSQTLAALARALRLGGDQRDHLFHLADRPLPASAHGASARHVQPALLGLLDRLATTPAQVITDLHETLVQNELAAALLGRAPEPRGPATGFAYRWFTDPAARAVYPPEDHPHHSRVFVADLQAVAARRGRDTEVAGMTAALRRGSAEFAALWDTHDVGLRRTDHKRIVHPALGVIELDCHSLFSEDGRQRLLWFTAPPGTEGAAQLELLGVIGTQDMAATEGASRAEGGVHAD
- a CDS encoding tautomerase family protein, with the translated sequence MPFANFKVPAGALTAEQKEQIITRTTDLYAEIFGDRARATTLVLVEEVADAGWGIGGDVLTLAKIRQTPQE